A genomic region of Negativicoccus succinicivorans contains the following coding sequences:
- a CDS encoding NAD(P)/FAD-dependent oxidoreductase: MRNVVVIGGGCAGQMAAYAAQTAGARVILLEKMPQLGLKMGITGKGRCNLTNAASMEELIRQTPGNGKFLYSAYHTFTNTDLLSLLASWGVKTKVERGGRVFPESDSAQEVRRAFRTALTKAGVEIHTEASVREIHREGTAFEVTTAERTWPAAAVIMTTGGASYPQTGSDGSGHELAKGLGHTLIPLRPSLIPLVCEEAWCKALQGLSLRNVELTLHIDGKAKQTLRGEMLFTHFGVSGPIVLRLSDAASRALQKNKKVTLSLNVKPALAPEVLDARLQRDLEKNHLQQMSNALRDLLPQRLIVPMLQAAGIGSDVKAADLSRSERLRLGQALQNLSLTVTGTRPLREAIVTAGGISTKEVNPKTMESKIVPGIYFAGEILDVHAFTGGYNLQAAFSTGYLAGVSAAGKESEQ; this comes from the coding sequence ATGCGTAATGTTGTTGTGATCGGTGGCGGCTGCGCCGGGCAAATGGCGGCGTATGCAGCTCAAACGGCGGGCGCACGAGTGATTTTACTGGAAAAAATGCCGCAACTCGGTCTTAAAATGGGGATCACCGGCAAAGGACGCTGCAATCTGACGAATGCCGCGTCTATGGAGGAACTTATTCGCCAGACGCCGGGCAACGGTAAATTTTTGTACAGCGCCTACCATACTTTTACGAATACGGATTTGCTTTCGTTACTTGCGTCATGGGGCGTAAAAACAAAGGTGGAACGGGGCGGCCGTGTATTTCCCGAATCCGACTCCGCACAGGAGGTCCGTCGTGCGTTTCGTACGGCGCTCACCAAAGCGGGGGTGGAGATTCATACGGAAGCATCTGTGCGCGAAATTCACCGAGAGGGTACTGCGTTTGAAGTGACAACCGCGGAACGTACTTGGCCGGCGGCGGCTGTGATTATGACAACCGGGGGTGCTTCATATCCGCAAACCGGCTCCGACGGTAGCGGACATGAATTGGCGAAAGGATTGGGGCACACTTTAATACCGCTACGTCCTTCCCTGATTCCGCTTGTCTGTGAAGAAGCATGGTGCAAAGCATTGCAGGGACTTTCGTTGCGTAACGTCGAACTCACATTGCACATTGACGGTAAAGCGAAACAGACTTTGCGCGGCGAAATGCTTTTTACGCATTTTGGCGTATCGGGACCGATTGTCTTGCGTTTAAGTGATGCGGCTTCGCGGGCGTTGCAAAAAAACAAGAAAGTAACGCTTTCTTTGAATGTAAAGCCGGCTCTTGCGCCCGAGGTATTGGATGCCCGACTCCAGCGAGACTTGGAAAAAAATCATTTACAGCAAATGAGTAATGCCTTGCGCGATTTATTGCCGCAGCGTTTGATTGTACCGATGTTGCAGGCGGCCGGGATTGGAAGTGACGTTAAGGCGGCGGATCTTTCCCGCTCGGAACGGTTACGCTTAGGTCAAGCGTTGCAAAACCTATCGTTGACGGTGACGGGCACACGACCGTTGCGCGAAGCGATTGTTACAGCGGGAGGCATCAGCACCAAAGAAGTAAATCCCAAAACAATGGAGTCGAAAATTGTGCCAGGCATTTATTTTGCCGGCGAGATCTTGGATGTCCATGCGTTTACGGGAGGATATAATTTACAGGCAGCGTTTTCTACCGGCTACCTTGCGGGCGTTAGCGCGGCAGGAAAGGAGTCGGAGCAATGA
- the scpB gene encoding SMC-Scp complex subunit ScpB, translating into MATEQLAALEALLFIAGEPVSTTQAAEVLNVGTSEATQLCQELADRYAARSQSGLLVQETAGGWRLCTRPEYGKLLAERYAPPLHLSKAALEVLAIVALQAPVTRQQIDGLRGVSSERTLANLLEKNLIMEIGRAELPGRPILYDVTPYFKRKTNWRDYYQKQGVNENDERTSSEID; encoded by the coding sequence ATGGCAACGGAACAACTCGCAGCACTTGAAGCGCTGCTCTTTATTGCCGGTGAACCGGTGTCGACGACGCAAGCAGCAGAAGTACTCAACGTCGGTACGAGTGAAGCGACGCAACTTTGTCAGGAGCTTGCCGACCGATACGCCGCCCGATCGCAGTCAGGTCTGCTGGTACAGGAGACTGCGGGAGGTTGGCGCTTATGTACGCGACCGGAGTACGGTAAGCTGTTGGCCGAACGTTACGCGCCGCCGCTCCATTTGAGTAAAGCGGCGTTGGAAGTGCTGGCCATTGTGGCGTTGCAAGCACCCGTGACGCGGCAGCAAATTGACGGTTTACGTGGGGTTTCAAGCGAACGGACGCTGGCGAATTTGCTGGAAAAGAATTTAATTATGGAGATCGGCCGCGCCGAATTGCCGGGACGACCGATTTTATATGATGTCACGCCGTATTTTAAGCGCAAAACAAATTGGCGGGACTATTATCAGAAGCAGGGAGTAAACGAAAACGATGAGAGAACGTCTTCAGAAATTGATTAG
- the plsY gene encoding glycerol-3-phosphate 1-O-acyltransferase PlsY — MINYLLCVMGAYLLGSIPSGLWLGKLLCGTDLRRHGSRNIGATNAYRTLGARMGIAVFVADFLKGVAATSLGGNDPILLALCAAAAIVGHCFSVFLGFRGGRGVATGFGVMCCLSLPVAVAAAVVWAVLVFATRLVSLASIVAALTVPILLWWWQAPSAFLIFATLGVIAIIFQHRANIGRLLRGEEKQIERAKLKRRRKTK, encoded by the coding sequence GTGATTAATTATTTGCTTTGCGTTATGGGAGCATATTTGCTGGGGTCGATTCCCAGCGGTTTGTGGCTCGGCAAGCTGCTTTGCGGTACCGACTTACGTCGGCACGGCAGTCGTAATATCGGCGCAACCAACGCTTATCGCACGTTGGGAGCGCGTATGGGGATTGCCGTTTTTGTCGCGGATTTTCTGAAGGGCGTAGCGGCGACATCGTTAGGCGGAAACGATCCGATACTGCTTGCGCTTTGTGCGGCAGCAGCGATTGTCGGCCATTGCTTTTCCGTGTTTTTGGGATTTCGCGGCGGCCGCGGTGTGGCGACCGGCTTTGGGGTCATGTGCTGTCTGTCGTTGCCGGTAGCAGTTGCGGCGGCTGTCGTTTGGGCGGTTTTGGTCTTTGCGACACGGTTAGTATCCTTGGCGTCCATTGTCGCAGCGTTGACCGTACCGATCCTTTTATGGTGGTGGCAGGCTCCGTCGGCATTTTTGATTTTTGCGACTTTGGGTGTCATTGCTATCATTTTTCAACATCGTGCCAATATCGGGCGATTACTGCGTGGCGAAGAGAAACAAATTGAACGCGCAAAATTAAAACGCCGGCGTAAAACAAAATAA
- a CDS encoding segregation and condensation protein A, which yields MAVSTVQFNLPVFNGPLDLLLHLIRKQKIDIYDIPIQTVTVQYMDYLARAEAFNLQLGTEFFQMAATLLAIKARSLLPKAPAEEEEEDPRQELAERLIAWEHIQTVKSEIETRLAENAFFLEKEPTPLQASEYTLRVSMERLAGVWQRLTQKEEPAEADWQPIPELDPKPLREAFLKAMQHGSVDLIPYFEKLANRWEQLTLFLEVLEMIWQGTIMVREIGTGIYVERLGYGNGTTRST from the coding sequence ATGGCAGTTAGTACGGTGCAATTTAATTTACCGGTGTTTAACGGACCGCTGGATTTATTATTGCACTTAATCCGCAAACAAAAAATTGATATTTACGATATTCCGATCCAAACGGTGACGGTGCAATATATGGATTATTTAGCGCGCGCGGAAGCATTTAATTTGCAGTTGGGAACGGAATTTTTCCAAATGGCCGCAACGCTCTTAGCGATCAAGGCGCGCAGTCTGCTGCCCAAAGCACCCGCGGAAGAAGAGGAAGAAGATCCGCGGCAAGAACTTGCCGAGAGATTGATCGCATGGGAGCATATTCAAACGGTAAAAAGTGAAATTGAAACACGCTTGGCGGAGAATGCGTTTTTTCTGGAAAAAGAACCTACGCCTTTACAAGCTTCGGAGTATACGCTGCGCGTCAGTATGGAACGATTAGCCGGTGTTTGGCAGCGGTTGACTCAAAAAGAAGAGCCGGCAGAGGCGGATTGGCAACCGATCCCGGAGTTGGATCCCAAACCGTTGCGAGAAGCATTTTTAAAAGCGATGCAACATGGCTCGGTGGATCTTATTCCATACTTTGAAAAACTGGCCAATCGTTGGGAACAACTGACGCTGTTTTTAGAAGTTTTAGAAATGATTTGGCAGGGAACGATTATGGTGCGGGAAATCGGTACAGGCATTTATGTGGAGAGATTAGGTTATGGCAACGGAACAACTCGCAGCACTTGA
- a CDS encoding lysophospholipid acyltransferase family protein, producing the protein MIKKFLHLLAKFLFIFLGGAKIIGQENVPKEGGVIIASNHKSNWDPPIVFAAMPRQVYFLAKEELFRNFFLRQFLNVLEMVPLHRGKVDRAAMRQSFAIIRRGELLGIFPEGTRIRHEGLGPFHTGMASLALRLGVPIVPVAAIHTVRPWSKSVPVVAIGEPVMVEKDKPTPEKITEVNNLIRERIEKLYEMYKG; encoded by the coding sequence ATGATCAAAAAATTTCTCCACCTGCTTGCAAAATTTTTATTTATTTTTTTGGGCGGTGCGAAAATAATCGGACAGGAGAATGTTCCGAAAGAAGGTGGGGTTATTATCGCGTCTAACCACAAAAGTAACTGGGATCCGCCGATCGTTTTTGCGGCCATGCCGAGGCAAGTGTATTTTTTGGCAAAAGAAGAATTATTTCGTAATTTTTTCCTGCGTCAATTTTTAAATGTTTTGGAAATGGTTCCTTTGCATCGCGGCAAAGTGGATCGCGCGGCGATGCGACAATCATTTGCGATTATTCGGCGCGGTGAGTTGCTGGGGATTTTTCCCGAAGGAACGAGAATTCGGCATGAAGGTTTGGGTCCTTTCCACACCGGCATGGCTTCACTGGCGTTACGTCTTGGTGTGCCGATCGTTCCCGTAGCGGCAATTCACACCGTGCGGCCGTGGAGCAAATCGGTACCGGTGGTGGCCATTGGCGAACCGGTCATGGTGGAAAAAGATAAACCGACTCCCGAAAAAATTACAGAAGTTAATAATTTGATTAGAGAAAGAATAGAAAAACTTTATGAAATGTATAAAGGCTAA
- a CDS encoding pseudouridine synthase, with protein MRERLQKLISQAGLASRRAAETMIIEGRVKVNGKVVSELGQKADLTRDTIIVDGKKIEREPLQYFLFNKPKGVITTLSDPEGRTTVLEYFKKEKVRLYPVGRLDLNTEGLLLLTNDGDLTNRLEHPSSEVEKEYEIKIKGRVPDKMLTAFREGVPLEDGITAPAKVSEAVFDVKTGLSTIVLTIHEGRNRQVRRMCEHFGFRVHNLKRTRYATLTLQGVKRGSYRALTANEISDLKAQVTHA; from the coding sequence ATGAGAGAACGTCTTCAGAAATTGATTAGCCAAGCGGGGTTGGCATCCCGTCGGGCGGCTGAAACGATGATTATCGAAGGGCGAGTTAAAGTAAACGGTAAAGTAGTGAGCGAACTGGGTCAAAAAGCGGATCTTACACGCGACACGATTATTGTCGACGGCAAAAAAATTGAACGGGAACCGCTGCAGTATTTCCTGTTTAATAAACCCAAAGGGGTCATCACTACTTTAAGCGATCCTGAGGGCCGGACGACGGTATTGGAATATTTCAAAAAAGAAAAAGTTCGCCTGTATCCGGTCGGTCGATTGGATCTGAACACGGAGGGCTTACTGCTTTTGACCAATGACGGTGACCTGACCAACCGGTTAGAACACCCGTCGTCAGAAGTGGAAAAAGAATACGAAATTAAAATTAAAGGCCGAGTACCGGATAAAATGCTTACGGCATTTCGCGAAGGCGTGCCGTTGGAAGACGGCATAACCGCTCCCGCAAAAGTAAGCGAGGCTGTTTTTGATGTCAAGACAGGACTTTCGACCATTGTTCTCACTATTCATGAAGGTCGCAATCGTCAAGTGCGCCGTATGTGTGAGCACTTCGGTTTTCGCGTGCATAACTTGAAACGCACACGGTATGCGACCCTGACTTTGCAAGGCGTCAAGCGCGGCAGCTATCGAGCGTTGACAGCCAATGAAATAAGCGATCTTAAAGCGCAGGTTACGCATGCGTAA
- the cmk gene encoding (d)CMP kinase gives MKKIAVAIDGPAGAGKSTVAKALAKRLGYVYLDTGSMYRALTCELLHRGVPVDREEKVCSVVQNLTVEVKNDQEELIVMVDDRDVSAHIRRPEVSACVSQVAAYACVRQHLVKEQQRLAENGGIVMDGRDIGTVVLPHAELKVFLTASVEERARRRLVQWNENHPDEPQTMAQIVQNIQERDRKDTERAISPLRQAEDAILLDTTSLTREETIDTLTAMVKKVTA, from the coding sequence ATGAAAAAAATTGCGGTTGCGATTGATGGCCCCGCGGGGGCCGGTAAAAGTACAGTCGCTAAAGCGCTGGCGAAACGACTGGGATATGTATACCTGGACACCGGGTCAATGTACCGGGCACTGACTTGCGAATTACTGCATCGAGGCGTTCCGGTGGACCGGGAAGAAAAAGTCTGCTCCGTCGTCCAAAATTTAACGGTAGAAGTAAAAAATGATCAGGAAGAACTGATAGTGATGGTGGATGATCGTGATGTTTCCGCTCATATCCGTCGTCCGGAGGTATCGGCCTGTGTCTCACAGGTCGCCGCATATGCCTGCGTGCGCCAACACTTAGTCAAAGAGCAGCAGCGCCTTGCCGAAAACGGCGGTATCGTCATGGACGGGCGGGATATCGGCACAGTGGTGTTACCGCATGCCGAGCTGAAGGTGTTTTTAACGGCTTCCGTGGAAGAACGAGCTCGCCGGCGCTTGGTACAATGGAATGAAAACCACCCCGATGAGCCGCAGACAATGGCGCAAATCGTGCAAAATATTCAAGAACGCGATCGCAAGGATACGGAACGAGCTATTTCTCCCCTCAGACAAGCGGAAGATGCTATTTTGTTGGATACCACTTCGTTAACTCGGGAAGAAACAATTGACACGCTTACGGCTATGGTAAAGAAGGTGACGGCATGA
- a CDS encoding bifunctional 4-hydroxy-3-methylbut-2-enyl diphosphate reductase/30S ribosomal protein S1 codes for MKIIVAKKLGFCYGVKRAMQIAEDLSKTGTDAVTLGPIIHNNQVVAGLRSKGIDYVESLDDVPGETVIIRSHGVGPACYNRANEKNLKIIDATCPYVVRAQKEANRLVNEGKTVIIFGEKNHPEVKSIAEWAMDRAIVAETPADLANLPHLSEASVVSQTTFSQALFQEMLALVKDKVDHVDVHRTICNVTAERQNAVAELAKIADVIVVIGGRHSGNTRRLYELAKANGTPAYHIETAAELRSSWFQSDWTVGITAGASTPDWIIEEVLLAMDDMKTTFEEMDMNYDFHKGSIVEGTVVDLTDEEAYVSFGYKTEAVLQAREYSFPAPESMKDVLAVGDTVKAQITNAVKEDGTIYISKIKLDRLADWDIVEQALANDEPVEVEGIEAIKAGLLVQIKSLRGFIPLSQGDLRFVRSLSFLVGTTFQAKVLEVDRLKNRLVLSRKAMLEIHRETEMENMKEAYEQGTQLTGIVKKIMPYGAFIDVNGIEGLLHISDVAWNKIDKVEDVLEPNQEVNVIIKSFDPEKQRISFSRKDTLPDPWMDDIQNYAVGDTVVGKVVKLIDFGAIVELTDGLTGLLHISEITKDRSKKVGDVLADGDMVEVQIIGINKSRKRISFSLIQVQEHAEGATEEMPADEAPVQDVAEAEEVTAEATSDEE; via the coding sequence ATGAAGATTATTGTAGCGAAAAAATTGGGCTTTTGCTATGGCGTAAAACGCGCCATGCAAATCGCGGAAGACTTAAGTAAAACAGGGACTGACGCGGTCACGCTGGGGCCGATCATTCATAACAATCAGGTGGTAGCAGGACTACGTTCCAAGGGGATCGACTATGTCGAATCACTCGATGACGTCCCAGGAGAAACGGTAATTATTCGTTCTCACGGAGTAGGCCCGGCGTGTTATAATAGAGCTAATGAAAAAAATTTAAAGATTATCGATGCGACCTGTCCGTACGTTGTACGGGCACAAAAAGAAGCCAATCGCTTAGTGAATGAAGGTAAGACGGTAATTATTTTCGGGGAAAAAAATCATCCGGAAGTCAAAAGCATTGCCGAATGGGCAATGGATCGCGCTATCGTTGCGGAAACGCCCGCCGATTTAGCCAACTTGCCGCACCTCTCTGAAGCAAGCGTTGTATCGCAAACTACGTTTTCGCAGGCTCTATTCCAAGAGATGCTTGCTCTTGTCAAAGACAAAGTGGATCATGTTGATGTCCATCGCACGATTTGCAATGTCACGGCGGAGCGGCAGAATGCGGTAGCGGAGTTGGCAAAGATAGCGGACGTAATCGTAGTCATTGGTGGCCGACACAGCGGCAATACACGCCGTCTGTATGAACTTGCCAAAGCAAATGGCACCCCGGCATACCATATTGAAACGGCTGCAGAATTACGCTCGTCATGGTTTCAAAGTGATTGGACGGTTGGCATCACAGCCGGTGCATCCACACCGGACTGGATAATCGAGGAGGTATTGTTGGCAATGGATGATATGAAAACAACTTTTGAAGAGATGGACATGAATTATGATTTTCACAAAGGAAGCATCGTAGAAGGCACGGTCGTTGACCTGACCGATGAAGAAGCGTACGTTTCGTTTGGTTACAAAACGGAAGCGGTGCTCCAAGCGCGTGAATATTCATTTCCGGCTCCGGAATCCATGAAGGATGTACTGGCGGTCGGCGATACAGTCAAAGCGCAAATCACCAATGCGGTGAAAGAAGATGGTACGATCTACATCTCCAAAATCAAATTGGATCGGTTGGCAGACTGGGATATCGTCGAACAGGCATTGGCTAACGATGAACCTGTAGAAGTCGAAGGTATTGAAGCGATTAAAGCAGGCCTTCTCGTCCAGATTAAATCGTTGCGCGGTTTTATTCCGCTTTCCCAGGGCGATCTGCGTTTCGTACGCTCGCTCTCGTTCCTCGTGGGCACAACATTCCAGGCGAAAGTACTGGAAGTGGACCGTTTGAAAAACCGTTTGGTTTTGAGCCGTAAAGCGATGCTCGAAATTCATCGCGAAACGGAAATGGAAAACATGAAGGAAGCGTACGAACAGGGCACGCAACTTACCGGTATCGTGAAGAAAATCATGCCGTACGGCGCGTTTATTGACGTTAACGGTATTGAAGGTTTGTTGCACATTTCCGATGTAGCCTGGAACAAAATCGACAAAGTCGAAGACGTTTTGGAACCGAACCAGGAAGTAAACGTTATTATCAAATCGTTCGATCCGGAAAAACAGCGTATTTCTTTCAGCCGCAAGGATACTTTGCCGGATCCGTGGATGGATGACATTCAAAATTATGCAGTCGGTGATACCGTTGTCGGAAAAGTCGTAAAATTAATTGATTTCGGCGCGATTGTGGAATTGACTGACGGCTTGACCGGTTTGCTGCACATCAGCGAAATTACCAAAGATCGCAGCAAAAAAGTGGGCGATGTATTGGCAGACGGCGACATGGTCGAAGTGCAGATCATCGGCATTAATAAATCCCGCAAACGCATCAGCTTCAGCCTGATCCAGGTACAGGAGCATGCGGAAGGCGCGACGGAAGAAATGCCGGCGGATGAAGCTCCGGTGCAAGATGTTGCTGAAGCCGAAGAGGTTACGGCGGAAGCAACGTCTGACGAAGAATAA
- the gatB gene encoding Asp-tRNA(Asn)/Glu-tRNA(Gln) amidotransferase subunit GatB encodes MKYESVIGLEVHTELKTATKIFCGCKTTFGAEPNSNVCPVCLGLPGVLPVLNKKVVDFAIRAGLALNCKIANFTKFDRKNYYYPDLPKNFQTSQYDLPICEHGYLDIEVDGETRRIGITRIHMEEDAGKLVHSGTTITDSDSSNVDYNRTGVPLLEIVSEPDLRSGAEAAAYMEKLRSILEYIAVSDVKMEEGSLRCDANVSVRPVGETKLGTKVEMKNINSIRGVARSIEYEAQRQAEALEDGEKIVQETRTWDESKGTTATMRVKEEADDYRYFPEPDLVPFTISDEYIESVRQALPELPDARKARLMQEHGLSDYDAGIITLSRSMAEYFDELVAAGADAKEGANWLMGDFSMLLNEAGKTPAMAPVRPQGLAGMLAKIADGTISGKIAKTVFRDMWEQGKSADEIIEAKGLKQISDTGELTQLIHDVVAANPQSVEDYRAGKKKAIGFLVGQIMKKTKGRANPQVVNQLLVKELQE; translated from the coding sequence ATGAAGTACGAAAGTGTTATCGGCTTAGAAGTCCATACCGAATTAAAAACGGCAACAAAAATTTTCTGCGGCTGCAAAACCACATTCGGCGCGGAACCGAACTCGAATGTGTGCCCCGTTTGCTTGGGCCTGCCGGGAGTGCTGCCGGTTCTCAACAAAAAAGTCGTCGACTTTGCTATTCGTGCCGGCCTGGCATTGAACTGCAAAATCGCCAACTTTACGAAATTTGACCGTAAAAATTATTACTATCCCGATTTGCCGAAAAACTTCCAAACTTCGCAATACGATTTGCCGATTTGCGAACACGGCTATTTGGATATCGAAGTAGACGGTGAGACACGTCGCATCGGCATTACCCGTATCCATATGGAAGAAGACGCTGGCAAACTGGTGCACAGCGGCACGACCATTACGGATTCTGATTCATCCAATGTCGACTATAACCGTACCGGCGTACCGTTGTTGGAAATCGTTTCGGAACCGGATCTGCGCAGCGGTGCCGAAGCAGCCGCGTATATGGAAAAACTCCGCTCGATTTTGGAATATATCGCGGTTTCCGACGTCAAGATGGAAGAGGGCAGCCTGCGTTGCGATGCTAACGTTTCCGTGCGCCCGGTAGGCGAAACCAAACTCGGCACTAAAGTGGAAATGAAAAACATCAACTCGATTCGCGGCGTAGCACGCAGCATCGAGTATGAAGCCCAACGCCAGGCGGAAGCCCTGGAAGACGGCGAAAAAATTGTACAGGAAACGCGTACCTGGGACGAAAGCAAAGGTACGACAGCAACGATGCGTGTCAAAGAAGAAGCGGACGATTATCGCTACTTCCCGGAACCGGACCTGGTGCCGTTCACGATTTCCGATGAATACATCGAAAGCGTTCGGCAGGCATTGCCGGAACTTCCGGATGCACGCAAAGCCCGTTTAATGCAGGAACACGGACTTTCCGATTATGACGCGGGCATCATTACCCTTTCGCGCTCGATGGCGGAATATTTTGACGAACTCGTAGCCGCCGGTGCGGATGCGAAAGAAGGCGCGAACTGGCTGATGGGCGATTTTTCGATGCTGCTGAACGAAGCCGGTAAAACCCCGGCTATGGCGCCGGTTCGTCCGCAGGGACTCGCGGGAATGCTGGCCAAGATCGCTGACGGAACCATTTCCGGTAAAATCGCTAAAACTGTTTTCCGCGATATGTGGGAACAGGGTAAATCGGCGGATGAGATCATTGAAGCGAAAGGTTTGAAACAGATCTCCGATACCGGTGAATTAACGCAGTTGATTCATGACGTGGTCGCCGCTAACCCGCAATCGGTAGAAGATTATCGTGCGGGCAAGAAAAAAGCAATCGGCTTTTTAGTCGGCCAGATCATGAAAAAAACGAAAGGCCGCGCTAATCCGCAGGTAGTGAACCAGCTCTTGGTCAAAGAATTGCAGGAGTAA
- the der gene encoding ribosome biogenesis GTPase Der, which translates to MDKPLVAVVGRPNVGKSTLFNAIINKRISIVEDVPGVTRDRIYFDAEWLGTKFTLIDTGGIEFLVPKEDHISVGTKAQAQLAILEADVIVLVCDGRVGVTADDEQVAHLLRDAGKPIVLAVNKIDSPAQEMNVYEFYSLGLGDPHAISASNLLGLGDLLDDVVKHFPQREIDPHEDELVHVALVGRPNVGKSSLTNALLGEERVLVSDVPGTTRDSIDTHWKYHGEEFVLIDTAGMRRKAKIDLPVEHYSVIRSLRSIDRADVVVLVLDATQGVTEQDTKIAGYAHEAGKGMIILVNKWDLIEKDSKSTETYAEDIRRELAFLQYAPIVYVSALTKQRIHRLGELIQFVSEQQTRRVSTGVLNEVLTDAKLMNPPPMKYGKEIKLYYMTQVGVKPPTFVLFCNYAQYVHFSYVRFLENRLRESFGFEGTPIRLVLRGKRDGDDE; encoded by the coding sequence ATGGATAAACCGTTAGTGGCGGTGGTCGGACGGCCAAATGTCGGCAAGTCGACATTATTCAACGCGATCATTAACAAACGTATTTCCATCGTGGAAGATGTTCCCGGTGTCACTCGCGATCGCATTTATTTTGATGCAGAGTGGCTCGGCACAAAGTTTACTTTGATTGATACGGGCGGTATTGAGTTTTTGGTGCCGAAAGAAGACCATATCAGCGTTGGCACCAAAGCGCAGGCCCAACTTGCGATTTTGGAGGCCGACGTGATCGTACTCGTCTGTGACGGGCGCGTCGGTGTCACGGCGGATGATGAACAGGTCGCCCATCTACTACGAGATGCCGGTAAACCGATCGTGCTTGCGGTCAATAAAATTGACAGTCCCGCGCAGGAAATGAATGTCTATGAATTTTATTCTTTGGGACTGGGGGATCCGCATGCGATTTCCGCTTCCAATCTGCTGGGATTGGGAGATTTGTTGGATGATGTGGTGAAGCATTTTCCGCAGCGCGAAATCGATCCGCATGAAGATGAACTTGTGCATGTGGCGCTGGTCGGTCGTCCGAATGTCGGCAAATCTTCTCTTACCAATGCGCTTCTCGGCGAAGAACGTGTGCTGGTGAGTGATGTACCCGGCACGACACGAGATTCGATTGATACGCATTGGAAATACCATGGCGAGGAATTTGTGCTTATTGATACCGCGGGAATGCGTCGTAAGGCAAAAATTGATTTGCCGGTGGAGCATTACAGCGTCATTCGTTCGCTGCGTTCGATCGATCGTGCCGACGTGGTCGTACTGGTTTTGGATGCGACCCAAGGGGTCACTGAGCAAGACACCAAAATTGCGGGCTACGCGCATGAAGCCGGCAAAGGCATGATCATTCTTGTTAATAAATGGGACTTGATCGAAAAAGACAGCAAGTCTACCGAAACATATGCGGAAGATATTCGGCGTGAATTGGCCTTTTTACAATATGCACCGATTGTGTATGTTTCGGCTCTTACCAAACAACGAATTCATCGTCTGGGAGAGCTGATTCAATTCGTTTCGGAACAGCAAACGCGCCGCGTTTCGACCGGGGTTCTGAATGAAGTTTTAACGGACGCAAAATTGATGAATCCGCCGCCGATGAAGTATGGTAAGGAAATCAAGCTGTACTATATGACACAGGTGGGAGTTAAACCGCCGACCTTTGTGCTTTTCTGTAACTACGCGCAATACGTCCATTTTTCGTACGTGCGATTTTTGGAAAATCGTTTGCGTGAATCGTTCGGGTTTGAAGGTACGCCGATTCGATTGGTTTTACGCGGTAAACGCGATGGTGATGATGAGTGA